Part of the Longimicrobium sp. genome, TCGCCGTACTGACGCGGTAGGAACCAGGAACAGGATCGCCCGCCTTCGCTTCCATGCGAGGGCGGGCGATCCGTTTTGTGCCGTCCGTGGCGGCATCTGTCGCCAGCGCCGTTGCCCCGGGGCAGCGGCCGGATACGCCGCCGTCGAGGGCGCAGTTTTTGCCCCCGGCGAGAGTGTCTGCGCCTTGCCCCGTGGGGTAGTCCGGGCGTAGAATCCGTACGCACCCCACGCCTCGCACCCGCCACCCCGGTCGCCGGATGCACCCTCCCCATCCCGTCCAGGACGACCCGCATAACCTGCCGGCAGAGGCGTCCTATCCGTCACTTCCCAGCATTCCGGGTGGCATCATCCGCGTTCCCGCCGAGGCGGAGGCCGTGGACGAATTCCTCGAGGGCCTCAACGAGGAAACGCAGCCCAAGTCGCTGAACTACGGGATGAGCATGCGCGGGCGCACCGCCATCGTCACGGGCGGTGCCTCGGGCATCGGGCGGGCGATTGCGCTGGAGTTTGCGCGCCATGGGGTGAACGTCGCCTTCAACTGGTATTCGTACGACGGCGGTGTGGGGATGGAGGAAGAAGCCGAGCAGACGGAGCGCGACCTGCGCCAGCTGGAGGTGCGCGTGCACTGCGAGCCCTGCGACGTGCGCGACTCCGACGAGGTGAACCGGTTCGTCAAGAACGTGCAGGAGGAGTTCGGGCGGGTTCACATCCTGGTGAACAACGCGGGGATCGCGCGCGACCGCGCGCTGTGGCGGCTGACGGACGAGCAGTGGAGCTCGGTGCTGGACACCAACCTGACGGGCGCGTTCCACATGATCCGCGCGCTGGCACCCACCTTTCGCCGGCACCACGACGGCAAGATCGTCAACGTGTCGTCGGTGCACGGCATCCGCAGCGAGTTCGGCCTGGCCAACTACAGCGCCTCCAAGGCGGGGCTGCTCGGCCTCACCCGCTCGGCGGCGCTGGAACTGGGGCCCAGC contains:
- a CDS encoding SDR family NAD(P)-dependent oxidoreductase, with product MHPPHPVQDDPHNLPAEASYPSLPSIPGGIIRVPAEAEAVDEFLEGLNEETQPKSLNYGMSMRGRTAIVTGGASGIGRAIALEFARHGVNVAFNWYSYDGGVGMEEEAEQTERDLRQLEVRVHCEPCDVRDSDEVNRFVKNVQEEFGRVHILVNNAGIARDRALWRLTDEQWSSVLDTNLTGAFHMIRALAPTFRRHHDGKIVNVSSVHGIRSEFGLANYSASKAGLLGLTRSAALELGPSNVNVNAVAPGYIRTTRLTNGVPAEILDTARERSVLGRLGDPQDVANVVVFLCSEYARHITGTVIPVDGGHLL